The nucleotide window CCGGTGCTCGGCGGGATTCCATGGTGCGGTAGTCGATTTCCTCCAAGGGAACGCCGCCGGCGGTTACCTCGGCGAAGTTCCAACCGCGGTCGCGTTCGACGGGCAACGGAAATGCACTGAGCGCGTGCAACAGTGTCCGCCGTTGCATCCGCGTCAGCTGGCCCATTTGTACGGTCGGCTCGCAACCTGTCCAGCGCACGAGGGCGAGAGCGAGCCGTTCGGGTAACCGCTCCGACAGGCAGCGGCCGAGCGACGTCCGCGGTCGCTGCGCGGCGGCGCCCCGCAACCAGTTCTCCGCCTGTTCGAAATCGTGTCCCGGCAGAAAGTTACAGTGCATCTCCACGCGCTGCCCGCGCCCGCGGGCGATGACCCAGTGCCGGCTGGCGTCCATCACCACCGGCCCGCTGATGCCGAAATGGGTCCACAGCATACTGCCGGTGCGGCGGTCGATGCGCTTGCCATCGGCGGAAGTGGAAAGCTCGACCGGCTGCGACAGCCCCGACAACTCGGCGTGAAACATCTCGGATTGCAGGACGAGCGGAACGAGCGCTGGGTAGGTGTCGGTGACGTGATGCCCCAGCGATCGCACGATGTCCCACCCAGCCCCATCGCTGCCGGTACGCGGCAGCGAGCGTCCGCCGGTAGCCATGATCACCCGCGGCACGCGCAACACGCCGCCGGCATGCTCGATGACGAAGTCGCCGGGGCCCTCTGACGAAGCACCATCGGCGCGGCGGACGGCGTGCACCCGGTGCCCCGTACGCACGCTGATCCCCAGCTCGTCGCACCGGCCCAGCAGGGCGG belongs to Candidatus Binatia bacterium and includes:
- a CDS encoding NAD(P)/FAD-dependent oxidoreductase, whose product is METYDIVIVGAGAAGLAAAIFAGDTCRQGAGAGRQSRIIVLEGAASIGAKILVSGGGRCNVTHAEVSPLDFNGSRNVIRNVLAAFDVAATCRWFASLDVELKREESGKLFPVTDSARTVLAALLGRCDELGISVRTGHRVHAVRRADGASSEGPGDFVIEHAGGVLRVPRVIMATGGRSLPRTGSDGAGWDIVRSLGHHVTDTYPALVPLVLQSEMFHAELSGLSQPVELSTSADGKRIDRRTGSMLWTHFGISGPVVMDASRHWVIARGRGQRVEMHCNFLPGHDFEQAENWLRGAAAQRPRTSLGRCLSERLPERLALALVRWTGCEPTVQMGQLTRMQRRTLLHALSAFPLPVERDRGWNFAEVTAGGVPLEEIDYRTMESRRAPGLYLVGEMLDCDGRIGGFNFQWAWASGCVAGRAAAS